In the Candidatus Electrothrix rattekaaiensis genome, one interval contains:
- a CDS encoding alcohol dehydrogenase catalytic domain-containing protein: MKAAVVYGADDIRIEDYADPVAGPGEVVVATKVAGICGKDVKTMLGQGLTEDLPAVLGHDLSGEISEVGGGVQGFSVGDPVAVYPMAVCGKCHYCLQKRYNLCEKAIGLGHGLDGAFAEYVRVPKEIIDVGGLIRLDDEISFEDAVMAEPLSCTFAAARANRMKEGQTVLVIGGGSMGLMHLKTAKWSGCEVIVADIVDMRLSMAGQMGADHLINSASGKLQDEVMRITNGRGADVVIISIGIPDVIEDCLKLVAKGGVCNIFGAASDTEVKIDPRWLHHQEITLTGTYASTPADFTKCLQLIKEEAIIVSDLISHRFTLDTFDEAMESAKSLEMVRGIITFGEMLSVSF, encoded by the coding sequence ATGAAAGCTGCTGTCGTTTACGGTGCCGATGATATCCGTATTGAAGATTACGCTGATCCGGTTGCCGGTCCGGGTGAAGTTGTTGTTGCAACAAAAGTTGCCGGAATTTGCGGAAAAGATGTTAAAACCATGCTCGGCCAAGGTTTGACGGAAGATTTACCCGCTGTCCTTGGTCATGACTTATCCGGTGAAATCAGTGAAGTGGGAGGCGGGGTCCAGGGCTTTTCTGTGGGAGATCCGGTTGCGGTGTATCCCATGGCGGTTTGCGGAAAATGCCATTACTGCCTTCAGAAACGCTATAACCTCTGTGAAAAAGCCATAGGGCTGGGACATGGTCTGGACGGGGCTTTTGCTGAATATGTACGGGTTCCGAAAGAAATAATTGATGTCGGCGGGCTGATCAGGCTTGACGATGAGATTTCCTTTGAAGATGCCGTGATGGCCGAACCCCTTTCCTGTACCTTTGCCGCAGCTCGGGCCAACAGGATGAAAGAGGGGCAGACTGTGCTGGTTATCGGTGGCGGCTCTATGGGGTTAATGCACCTGAAAACGGCCAAATGGTCCGGCTGCGAAGTGATAGTAGCTGATATTGTCGATATGCGTTTGTCCATGGCCGGGCAAATGGGGGCCGATCATCTGATTAACTCGGCATCAGGTAAGCTTCAGGACGAGGTGATGCGTATCACGAACGGACGAGGTGCTGATGTAGTTATTATTTCCATCGGTATTCCTGATGTGATTGAGGATTGTCTCAAATTGGTGGCCAAGGGTGGTGTGTGCAATATATTCGGTGCTGCTTCAGATACCGAGGTGAAGATAGACCCCCGTTGGCTTCATCATCAGGAAATTACTTTAACCGGAACCTATGCTTCTACTCCGGCTGACTTTACAAAATGTTTGCAATTGATCAAGGAGGAGGCGATCATAGTCTCGGACTTGATCTCCCATCGCTTTACGCTGGATACCTTTGACGAAGCTATGGAGAGTGCCAAGAGTTTAGAAATGGTTCGAGGAATTATTACCTTTGGTGAAATGCTTTCTGTTTCATTTTAG
- a CDS encoding GTPase/DUF3482 domain-containing protein — translation MNNLSPQSAPPASVVPAFAIVGHPNEGKSSVLSTLSEDDSVRVSPVPGETKECRTFPVIIDNKEVIRFTDTPGFQNPRKTLTWMQQYQGDDRDLITEFIRNHRDNPAFHDDCALLAPLAAGAGLIFVVDGSRPLRNIDRAEMEILRLTGRPRMAIINCKDEDSDFLEGWQNEFRKHFNSIRLFNSNKATYAQRIALLNSLKAIDQDLEGVIASVIQAFRADWQNRNRQSAALITAMLTDSLLYHKSVPCPPGADEEKLKKELHTTYTQFVSKRERTAHQQIRKLFKHNIFNLQLPGQSILQEDLFSAKTWQFLGLTANQLTMAGAISGAALGVGLDTLAGGITFGVFTAIGGAFGAAAAAMKGKEMLTGSRLLGMKLDKQQLQVGPVTNIQLLYILLDRALLYYSHVINWAHGRRDYSEDVTNTDAEGNDKQGYTSAWSKQERRLCDRFFKHLQSSYLPDRDQAETELVALLRDKLREISEGE, via the coding sequence ATGAATAACCTTTCCCCGCAATCCGCCCCCCCTGCCTCTGTTGTTCCTGCATTCGCTATTGTCGGCCATCCCAATGAGGGCAAGTCCTCGGTCCTGTCCACCCTGAGTGAAGACGATTCTGTGCGGGTCAGCCCGGTGCCCGGCGAGACCAAAGAATGCCGGACTTTTCCGGTGATTATTGATAATAAAGAGGTCATTCGTTTTACAGATACCCCTGGTTTTCAGAATCCCCGCAAAACCCTGACCTGGATGCAACAGTATCAGGGGGATGACAGGGATCTGATCACTGAATTCATCCGCAATCATCGCGACAACCCTGCCTTTCATGACGATTGCGCCCTGCTCGCCCCTCTCGCTGCCGGAGCAGGACTGATCTTTGTGGTGGACGGTTCCAGACCCTTGCGCAATATCGACCGGGCTGAGATGGAGATCCTCCGCCTCACGGGCAGACCGCGCATGGCCATCATCAACTGTAAGGATGAGGACAGCGATTTTCTGGAAGGATGGCAGAACGAATTCCGAAAGCATTTTAATTCGATTCGCTTGTTTAACTCCAACAAGGCCACCTATGCTCAGCGTATCGCCCTGCTGAACAGCCTTAAGGCTATTGATCAGGATCTGGAAGGAGTTATTGCGTCGGTGATCCAGGCCTTTCGTGCAGATTGGCAAAACCGTAACCGCCAGAGTGCCGCCCTGATTACGGCCATGCTCACGGACAGCCTGCTGTACCATAAATCCGTGCCCTGCCCGCCCGGTGCAGACGAAGAGAAGCTGAAAAAGGAGCTTCATACTACATACACGCAGTTTGTCAGTAAACGGGAGCGTACGGCCCATCAGCAAATCCGTAAGCTGTTCAAACATAATATCTTTAATCTGCAACTTCCTGGACAGTCGATTCTGCAAGAAGATCTCTTTTCCGCCAAGACCTGGCAGTTCCTCGGCCTGACCGCCAACCAGCTGACCATGGCCGGGGCCATCAGCGGTGCTGCACTGGGTGTCGGACTGGATACCTTGGCTGGGGGCATCACCTTCGGGGTCTTTACCGCCATCGGCGGGGCCTTTGGTGCGGCAGCTGCTGCCATGAAGGGCAAGGAGATGCTCACCGGCTCCCGCTTGTTGGGCATGAAGTTGGATAAGCAGCAGCTTCAGGTCGGACCGGTAACTAATATACAACTGCTCTATATCCTCCTTGACCGTGCCCTGCTCTATTACAGCCATGTCATTAACTGGGCACATGGTCGGCGGGATTACTCCGAGGACGTGACAAACACCGACGCGGAAGGAAATGATAAGCAGGGATATACCAGTGCTTGGTCCAAGCAGGAGCGGAGGCTCTGTGATCGCTTTTTTAAACACTTACAGAGCAGTTATCTGCCGGACAGGGATCAGGCAGAAACAGAGTTAGTTGCCTTACTTAGGGATAAGCTACGGGAGATATCTGAGGGTGAGTGA
- a CDS encoding M18 family aminopeptidase has translation MIAEKKYPLELAYFIASSPTAFHAVVSAVELLKKSGFQQLDEKEPWQKLPAGKYFVLRNDSSLIGFLWQDEAGSLEMVGAHTDSPCLKVKPKPVIKTCNCFQLGVEIYGGALLRPWLDRELSLAGRVFWHEDGSTELQSNLIDFKRPLAIIPNLAIHLNSEANKMQEVNRQTDMVPLLSLTEEEEPDFLNVIEKQLRRQYSQNSLPKQITITDHELFFYDVAPPALIGLEEQFLTGARLDNQISCFAALQALLSAAAAGTNQNCMIILNDHEEVGSTSAVGAQGSFLHDILERLLPDPAERQAMLRRSLLISADNAHALHPNFVDKHDPQHQPLMSKGPVIKMNANQRYATNAGTSARFRLLCQQAGVPVQEFVVRNDMGCGSTIGPLTAAKIGVDTVDVGVPSLAMHSIRETAASKDCWYLYQVLRTFFSSKQG, from the coding sequence ATGATAGCGGAAAAGAAATACCCCCTTGAACTGGCTTATTTTATCGCATCCTCTCCCACAGCCTTTCATGCTGTTGTCTCAGCGGTTGAACTTCTGAAAAAAAGCGGCTTTCAACAGCTTGACGAGAAGGAACCCTGGCAGAAGCTGCCCGCAGGCAAATATTTTGTCCTGCGCAATGATTCCAGCCTGATCGGCTTTCTCTGGCAGGATGAGGCAGGATCTCTGGAAATGGTCGGTGCTCACACGGACAGCCCCTGCCTCAAGGTCAAGCCAAAGCCCGTTATAAAAACCTGCAATTGTTTTCAACTCGGTGTAGAGATCTACGGCGGTGCTCTGCTCAGACCTTGGCTTGACAGAGAGCTCTCTCTTGCTGGTCGGGTCTTTTGGCATGAGGACGGTTCAACAGAGCTTCAGTCCAACCTGATCGACTTTAAACGTCCGCTGGCGATCATCCCCAATCTGGCTATCCACCTGAACAGTGAAGCCAATAAAATGCAGGAGGTCAACCGGCAGACCGACATGGTGCCCCTGCTTTCCCTGACCGAGGAAGAGGAACCGGATTTCCTCAACGTCATTGAGAAGCAGCTGCGCCGCCAGTATTCGCAAAATTCGTTGCCGAAACAGATCACGATTACCGACCATGAGCTGTTTTTTTACGATGTTGCGCCGCCCGCCCTGATCGGTCTGGAAGAGCAGTTTCTTACCGGGGCACGCTTGGACAATCAGATCTCCTGCTTTGCGGCCTTACAGGCCCTGTTATCTGCCGCTGCCGCCGGAACAAATCAGAACTGCATGATCATCCTCAACGATCATGAAGAGGTGGGCAGCACCTCTGCTGTTGGGGCACAGGGATCGTTTCTGCACGATATTCTGGAACGGCTCCTGCCTGATCCGGCCGAACGGCAGGCCATGCTGCGCAGGTCTCTGCTTATCTCGGCGGATAATGCCCATGCGCTCCATCCAAATTTTGTCGATAAGCATGATCCCCAGCATCAGCCCCTGATGAGCAAGGGACCGGTCATCAAGATGAACGCCAACCAGCGTTATGCCACCAATGCCGGAACGTCGGCCCGGTTCCGGTTACTCTGCCAACAAGCCGGGGTTCCTGTGCAGGAATTTGTTGTTCGGAACGACATGGGCTGCGGCTCCACCATCGGCCCGCTGACTGCGGCAAAAATCGGTGTTGATACGGTGGATGTAGGGGTGCCTTCTCTGGCCATGCATTCCATTCGTGAGACAGCTGCCAGTAAGGATTGTTGGTATCTCTATCAGGTGTTACGAACTTTTTTCAGCTCAAAGCAAGGCTAA
- a CDS encoding zinc ribbon domain-containing protein, translated as MLERALAYLEEKHTCPHCDTELTLCHAPPMHVGDGLGWGSEFLFICLNDECSLFANGWEYIENQYGHAGSYRYMEIPNSKESYNMMVAGASAFTGSIVDVEALKEQNARYKAEKAAVAKLDTCVEANDLEPVLFLLTDNAANIDDRRRAAALLPELNDLSCIEVLRNHDFSHTQLEQDINMTIHKVLTNNFLRECPYCAELIKARANTCKHCNKDLN; from the coding sequence ATGTTGGAAAGAGCACTTGCCTATCTTGAAGAAAAACATACCTGTCCCCACTGTGATACAGAGCTGACCCTCTGCCATGCGCCGCCTATGCACGTAGGCGACGGTCTTGGGTGGGGCTCTGAATTTTTGTTTATCTGTCTCAACGATGAATGTTCCCTGTTCGCCAATGGGTGGGAGTACATTGAAAATCAGTACGGCCATGCGGGCTCCTATCGTTACATGGAGATCCCTAACAGTAAGGAAAGCTATAATATGATGGTCGCCGGTGCGTCGGCATTTACCGGCAGTATTGTTGATGTCGAGGCCCTGAAGGAGCAGAACGCCAGATATAAAGCAGAAAAAGCGGCTGTTGCCAAGCTGGATACCTGTGTTGAGGCCAATGACTTGGAGCCGGTGCTCTTTTTGCTTACCGATAATGCTGCCAATATAGATGACCGGAGGCGGGCTGCTGCGTTATTGCCCGAGCTTAATGATCTCTCCTGTATTGAGGTGCTGCGGAATCACGATTTTTCCCATACCCAGCTGGAGCAGGATATTAATATGACCATCCATAAAGTCCTGACGAATAATTTTCTGCGTGAATGTCCTTATTGTGCGGAATTAATCAAGGCCCGGGCCAATACATGCAAACATTGTAATAAGGATCTTAACTAA
- a CDS encoding DUF2868 domain-containing protein, producing MKKLWNIADLIDLEFFLNQDDGEDIDNLSARDRQIYTDLPSATQEAKPPKLLRAWLSSRRDALHQIENEIALPGRTWQEMIYLFFGIALFAGLFSGGGLAFSFLSYSGREPVNVAAYFAVFVLVQAVLFLLLAGSSFFHKIQGKNIIEASLLYRLLRRLFTSLLHKLMAGVQKKTSQKVSAETRLKWSAYNGSIRHIRQRYGLVFLRPFFLVVQVFGVCFNTGVLAATLFKVIGADLAFGWQSTLQVTPASVHQLVHWIALPWSWLPNSFIPTLSQIEGSRLVLKEGIYHLVNTDLTSWWPFLCLSVLCYGLLPRLVLLIIVSSQQYRDLTKLDFQQGYFRQTLHRMRTPTLSTAARTEPKISKTTTPEAPGPQNIEQEQDPDGGSPETFAPDAPLSPIIALIPDELLPDCPSNELEQQIRHRLGYALSQLLPFWTLEQNEEEELAALKMAMAQDKSTDIFVLLEAWQPPIEELLSWLGQLRQTIGPAPVILLALVGKPTPQNILTPVQPQHLQTWQQKTTALGDPGLQLIELVKS from the coding sequence ATGAAAAAACTATGGAACATCGCAGACCTTATTGACCTGGAATTCTTCCTCAATCAGGATGACGGAGAGGACATAGACAACCTCTCCGCCCGTGACCGGCAGATATACACCGACCTTCCCTCAGCGACCCAGGAGGCAAAGCCACCAAAACTACTGCGGGCCTGGCTCTCCTCCCGCCGAGATGCCCTCCACCAGATAGAGAACGAGATCGCTCTCCCCGGAAGAACTTGGCAGGAAATGATCTACCTCTTTTTCGGTATAGCCCTGTTTGCCGGACTTTTCTCTGGAGGCGGACTGGCCTTTTCCTTTCTCAGTTATTCCGGCAGGGAACCGGTGAATGTGGCAGCCTATTTTGCCGTCTTTGTCCTTGTCCAGGCAGTCCTCTTCCTCCTCTTGGCTGGCTCCTCCTTTTTTCACAAAATACAGGGAAAGAATATCATTGAAGCCTCCCTGCTCTACAGGCTCCTTCGCCGCCTCTTTACCAGTTTACTGCATAAGCTCATGGCCGGTGTGCAGAAAAAGACCTCGCAAAAGGTCTCTGCTGAAACCCGGCTCAAATGGTCAGCCTATAACGGCAGCATCAGGCACATACGGCAACGATACGGTCTTGTTTTTCTTCGCCCCTTCTTTTTGGTGGTGCAGGTCTTTGGGGTCTGCTTTAATACCGGTGTCCTAGCGGCGACCTTGTTCAAGGTCATCGGGGCTGACCTCGCCTTTGGCTGGCAAAGCACCTTGCAGGTCACGCCTGCCTCGGTGCATCAGCTGGTGCATTGGATCGCCCTGCCCTGGTCCTGGCTCCCGAACAGCTTTATCCCCACCTTGAGTCAGATAGAGGGGTCCAGGCTGGTACTCAAGGAGGGAATCTATCATCTCGTCAATACAGACCTCACCTCCTGGTGGCCCTTTCTCTGCCTCTCCGTGCTCTGCTATGGCCTGCTGCCCCGACTGGTCTTGCTGATCATCGTCAGCAGCCAGCAGTACCGAGATCTGACCAAGCTTGATTTTCAACAGGGTTATTTTCGCCAGACCCTGCACAGGATGCGAACCCCGACGCTCTCCACCGCAGCCCGTACCGAACCCAAGATCTCCAAGACAACGACACCGGAAGCACCAGGGCCTCAGAATATCGAACAGGAGCAAGATCCAGATGGCGGATCACCAGAAACCTTTGCCCCTGATGCCCCTCTTTCTCCGATTATTGCCCTGATTCCCGATGAACTCCTGCCTGATTGCCCATCCAACGAGCTGGAACAGCAGATCCGCCATCGTCTCGGCTATGCCCTTTCACAATTGCTCCCCTTCTGGACCTTGGAACAGAATGAGGAAGAGGAGCTGGCAGCCTTGAAAATGGCAATGGCGCAGGATAAGAGCACAGATATCTTTGTCCTTCTTGAGGCTTGGCAGCCCCCTATTGAGGAGCTGCTCTCCTGGCTTGGACAACTGCGTCAAACCATCGGGCCAGCACCTGTTATCCTTCTGGCCTTGGTCGGCAAACCGACCCCGCAAAACATCCTAACCCCAGTGCAACCGCAACATCTGCAAACCTGGCAACAGAAAACAACCGCGCTCGGCGATCCCGGCCTGCAACTCATTGAGTTGGTGAAATCATGA
- a CDS encoding class I adenylate-forming enzyme family protein, translating to MPMTDDPQTLDQALRFWAEKTPNKTFIRSFEDNFTFAETQKIVRNIAGFLTAKDIRPGDKVCLLLPRRPELIFSFLAASSIKALICPINYLENTQHIEEMTTSLKPTVIILDESTVRDEVLDFIQEYGIIYGATVIAVQKTPENPKAVPWKTCIEHSPTPPLVLLPDDCAYLNFTTGSSGFPKGALCTHAHLFWNTRSAVEIFQMTADDVHLCMFASFSHPHEIFCRALYTGASLVLLTEISPKAIAKTIIRHRVTCMMGLAVMYKMMARHCKEVALPRLRIAESGGMFTDQEIHRNFLDAFGLPILSVWGSTETSGIALANAPDQYRTDGSMGKPCPCYQVRLVDEEGQEVAPGETGELIFSGPAVTSGYHNTPDFPGRKGWYFSGDLAQKDEEGVFRFVERKSGMIKVAGLKVYPLQVELVIQQHPAVKEVAVIGVPEKRRGCVPKAFITLEEHAALDVDDLESYCRQRLASYMVPRDFQLVASLPKIGSGKINKKILLANPELCPELPLPAPAL from the coding sequence ATGCCGATGACAGATGACCCCCAAACCCTGGACCAAGCCCTCCGGTTCTGGGCAGAAAAGACGCCGAACAAAACCTTTATCCGCTCCTTTGAAGACAATTTCACCTTTGCAGAGACCCAAAAGATCGTCAGAAATATTGCTGGATTCCTGACAGCAAAGGACATCAGGCCAGGAGATAAAGTCTGCCTCTTATTGCCGAGAAGGCCAGAGCTGATCTTTTCCTTTTTGGCGGCAAGCAGCATAAAAGCACTGATCTGTCCGATTAATTACCTGGAAAATACACAGCATATTGAGGAGATGACCACCTCACTCAAACCCACTGTGATCATTTTGGACGAATCAACGGTTCGGGACGAGGTGCTTGATTTTATCCAGGAATATGGCATAATATATGGAGCAACTGTCATTGCTGTACAGAAAACACCTGAAAACCCGAAAGCTGTGCCCTGGAAGACCTGTATTGAGCACTCCCCTACTCCACCTCTAGTGCTGCTCCCAGATGACTGCGCCTATCTCAACTTCACCACCGGCTCCAGCGGTTTTCCCAAAGGTGCTCTCTGCACCCATGCTCACCTCTTCTGGAATACCCGTTCTGCGGTTGAAATCTTTCAGATGACAGCAGATGACGTCCATCTCTGTATGTTTGCCTCGTTCTCCCATCCCCATGAGATCTTCTGCCGGGCTCTCTATACCGGGGCCTCGCTGGTTCTGCTTACGGAAATCAGTCCAAAGGCCATTGCTAAAACCATTATCCGACACCGAGTTACCTGCATGATGGGCTTGGCTGTCATGTATAAAATGATGGCTCGTCACTGCAAGGAAGTGGCCTTACCCCGTCTGCGAATTGCGGAAAGCGGGGGCATGTTTACTGATCAGGAAATCCACAGAAATTTTCTTGATGCCTTTGGCCTTCCTATTCTGTCTGTATGGGGAAGTACGGAAACAAGCGGTATTGCTCTGGCCAATGCACCGGATCAGTATCGGACAGACGGCTCTATGGGCAAACCCTGCCCTTGTTATCAGGTCAGGCTTGTTGACGAAGAGGGACAGGAGGTGGCACCGGGGGAAACCGGTGAGCTGATTTTTTCCGGTCCGGCAGTCACTTCAGGCTATCATAACACTCCTGACTTTCCGGGCAGAAAGGGTTGGTACTTCAGTGGTGATCTGGCTCAAAAAGATGAAGAGGGCGTTTTCCGGTTTGTTGAGCGCAAAAGTGGGATGATTAAGGTGGCAGGACTCAAGGTGTATCCCTTGCAGGTTGAGCTGGTGATTCAACAGCACCCGGCGGTAAAAGAAGTGGCTGTTATTGGCGTGCCGGAAAAAAGAAGGGGCTGCGTACCCAAGGCCTTCATCACTCTGGAAGAGCATGCTGCACTTGATGTAGACGACCTGGAAAGCTATTGTCGGCAGCGATTAGCCTCCTATATGGTTCCCAGAGATTTTCAGCTTGTTGCGTCCCTGCCCAAAATAGGGAGCGGCAAAATTAACAAAAAAATCTTGCTCGCAAATCCTGAGCTGTGCCCTGAGCTCCCCTTACCTGCCCCTGCCCTTTAA
- a CDS encoding prephenate dehydratase domain-containing protein has protein sequence MSESIPKQKIPKQKSILGTLGPQQSHAWQATTRYAPEAEIKLYPHSSGLLDAFITREVDQIVIPIFNTRQGENKQYFRLFEQVKEGYWLGNVLLPANLSLGVFAPDMRVSEIEVLLGKRAVFRQCEEYICGTFPDAALTSVHDMEQAVIRIQEQGLRNHGVIATAELLDALGLHIIEREVAPHNRTRYAVLGRERAKPTGYDATTFITGPLDDRVGLLVDILGEFSRHGINILDMSSENDVKSQKLQIYIEAEGHVEDQAMQAAVTCIEERIIGQRNSMRLLGCFPRVDMRPKFIKSFGFIGTGAMSDWFAERLEHEGYQTLMTGRSTELRPEDMIHQVDVVVICVPISFTADTVRQYGPLIEDGKALILLAGESETTVETALEVTGSGVEIMLVHNLWGPQAATMKDKNAIVVRTGRSGKFCSEFEAFLYKHGASIYQDSATKHDLLMGIGQKLPTVISVALAMTLAENGITAEDLASHCTLTSLYPILAMARVHSQNPRTYAEIMSTTGESRKIVHDFATNLERVKSVADQGDQNGIQELCRLMERNGEHLTEPFLRKRMEQAKAVDEVLGAII, from the coding sequence ATGTCCGAATCAATACCAAAGCAAAAAATACCAAAACAAAAGAGCATCCTTGGCACCCTCGGTCCTCAGCAATCCCATGCCTGGCAGGCTACCACCCGGTATGCGCCTGAGGCGGAGATTAAACTCTATCCCCACTCTAGCGGGCTCCTGGATGCCTTTATTACCCGAGAGGTTGATCAGATCGTTATTCCGATTTTCAATACTCGTCAAGGTGAGAATAAACAGTATTTTCGTTTGTTCGAGCAGGTAAAGGAAGGGTATTGGCTGGGGAATGTTCTCCTGCCCGCCAACCTATCCCTTGGTGTCTTTGCCCCGGATATGCGGGTGAGTGAGATTGAAGTATTGCTGGGCAAACGGGCTGTGTTTCGTCAATGCGAGGAGTACATCTGCGGAACTTTTCCTGATGCAGCCCTGACAAGTGTTCATGATATGGAACAGGCAGTTATTAGGATTCAAGAGCAGGGTTTGAGGAACCACGGTGTTATTGCCACTGCCGAATTGCTTGATGCCTTGGGCCTGCACATCATTGAGCGAGAGGTGGCCCCGCATAATAGAACCCGTTATGCTGTCCTAGGCCGCGAAAGAGCAAAGCCTACCGGCTACGACGCCACTACTTTTATCACGGGACCGCTTGACGACAGGGTAGGGCTGCTGGTGGATATTCTCGGGGAGTTCTCCCGCCACGGCATCAATATTCTGGATATGAGTTCGGAAAATGATGTGAAATCCCAGAAGCTACAAATTTATATTGAAGCGGAAGGGCATGTTGAAGATCAGGCAATGCAGGCAGCTGTCACCTGTATTGAGGAGCGAATTATTGGTCAACGTAACAGTATGCGTCTGCTCGGCTGCTTTCCCCGAGTGGATATGCGTCCCAAGTTCATCAAATCGTTTGGCTTTATAGGGACCGGGGCAATGAGCGATTGGTTTGCCGAACGCTTGGAGCATGAAGGCTATCAGACCCTCATGACCGGGCGCAGTACTGAACTCCGACCGGAGGATATGATTCATCAGGTTGACGTGGTGGTGATCTGTGTGCCTATTTCTTTCACAGCGGACACTGTCCGGCAATACGGCCCTTTGATTGAGGATGGCAAGGCCCTGATTCTGCTGGCAGGCGAGTCGGAAACCACCGTTGAAACAGCATTGGAGGTCACAGGTTCAGGGGTGGAGATCATGCTGGTTCATAATCTCTGGGGGCCCCAGGCTGCAACCATGAAGGATAAAAATGCCATCGTGGTTCGCACCGGGCGTAGTGGTAAATTCTGCTCTGAGTTTGAGGCTTTTTTGTATAAGCACGGCGCAAGTATCTATCAGGATTCAGCGACCAAGCATGATTTGTTGATGGGGATCGGGCAGAAGCTGCCCACGGTGATTTCTGTGGCCTTGGCCATGACCTTGGCGGAAAACGGAATCACTGCCGAGGATCTGGCTTCCCACTGCACCCTGACCTCCCTTTATCCTATTCTTGCTATGGCCCGTGTTCATTCCCAGAACCCGAGAACCTATGCGGAGATTATGTCTACCACGGGCGAGAGTCGCAAGATTGTCCATGATTTCGCGACAAATCTGGAGCGGGTGAAATCCGTGGCCGATCAGGGCGATCAAAACGGTATTCAGGAACTCTGCAGGTTAATGGAGCGGAACGGTGAGCATCTGACAGAGCCCTTTCTCCGTAAGCGTATGGAGCAGGCCAAGGCTGTGGATGAGGTGCTGGGCGCGATTATTTAA